In one window of Lynx canadensis isolate LIC74 chromosome A3, mLynCan4.pri.v2, whole genome shotgun sequence DNA:
- the SIRPA gene encoding tyrosine-protein phosphatase non-receptor type substrate 1 isoform X1, which translates to MEPAGPAPGRLGPLLCLLLAASCVWAGVAGETELQVIQPEKSVSVAAGQTATLHCTLTSLQPSGKVEWFRGTGPGRELIFSFRGDPHSPRVTNVSDATRRNNMDFSIRISNITPADTGTYYCVKFQKGNPDVEFKSGPGTQVTVSAKPSPPVVSGPTARATPEQTVSFTCESHGFSPRNVTLKWFKNGNELAASQTTVDPEGDSASYSISSTTTLPLAPGDVRSQVICEVAHVTLQGGPPLRGTANLSETLRVPPTLEVAQQPVTGDQVKVICQVKKFYPQHLQLTWLENGNVSRTETASTASTASNLIENKDGTFNWTSWLLVNLSAHREDVVFTCQVQHDGQPAVTKNHTLVVSAHQKDQETHTTQDKNESQTIFIVVGVVCALLVTLVIAALYLLRIRQKKAKGSTSSTRLHEPEKNTREITQVQSLIQDNNDITYADLNLPKGKKAAPRAAEPNNHTEYASIQTGPPPAPEDTLTYADLDMVHLNRAPKQPAPKPEPSYSEYASVQVQRK; encoded by the exons GTGTGGCAGGTGAAACAGAACTGCAGGTGATCCAGCCCGAGAAGTCGGTGTCTGTGGCGGCCGGACAGACGGCCACTCTTCACTGCACCCTGACCTCCCTGCAGCCCTCTGGGAAGGTCGAGTGGTTCAGGGGCACAGGGCCAGGCCGGGAGTTAATCTTCAGTTTCAGAGGAGACCCTCACTCCCCTCGAGTAACAAATGTTTCAGACGCCACAAGGAGAAACAACATGGACTTTTCCATCCGCATCAGTAACATCACCCCAGCAGACACGGGAACCTACTACTGTGTGAAGTTCCAGAAAGGGAACCCCGATGTGGAGTTTAAGTCTGGACCAGGCACCCAGGTCACCGTGAGCG CCAAACCCTCTCCCCCCGTGGTGTCGGGTCCCACGGCCAGGGCCACACCTGAGCAGACTGTGAGCTTCACCTGCGAGTCCCACGGCTTCTCCCCCAGAAACGTCACCCTGAAATGGTTCAAAAACGGGAATGAGCTGGCAGCCTCCCAGACCACCGTGGACCCAGAGGGAGACAGCGCTTCCTACAGCATCTCCAGCACAACCACGCTGCCGCTGGCCCCGGGGGACGTTCGCTCCCAGGTCATCTGCGAGGTGGCCCACGTGACCCTGCAGGGGGGCCCTCCTCTTCGTGGGACTGCCAACTTGTCCGAGACCCTCCGAG TTCCACCCACCTTGGAGGTTGCCCAGCAACCCGTGACAGGGGACCAGGTGAAGGTCATTTGCCAAGTGAAGAAGTTCTACCCCCAGCACCTACAGTTGACCTGGTTGGAGAACGGAAACGTGTCCCGAACAGAGACGGCCTCGACGGCCTCGACGGCCTCGAACCTCATAGAGAACAAGGATGGGACCTTTAACTGGACGAGCTGGCTCCTGGTGAATTTATCCGCCCACAGGGAAGATGTGGTTTTCACCTGCCAGGTGCAGCATGACGGGCAGCCCGCGGTCACCAAAAACCATACCCTTGTGGTCTCTGCCCACCAGAAGGACCAGGAAACGCATACGACCCAGG ACAAAAATGAAAGCCAGACCATCTTCATTGTGGTGGGCGTGGTTTGTGCCCTGCTGGTGACTCTCGTGATCGCAGCCCTCTACCTCCTCCGAATCCGACAGAAGAAAG cCAAGGGCTCCACTTCTTCTACGAG gTTGCATGAGCCCGAGAAGAATACCAGAGAAATAACCCAGGTACAGTCCTTG ATCCAGGACAACAATGACATCACATACGCAGACTTGAACCTGCCCAAGGGGAAGAAGGCCGCCCCGCGGGCCGCCGAGCCCAACAACCACACAGAGTATGCCAGCATTCAGACCggcccgccgcccgcgcccgaGGACACCCTCACCTACGCCGACCTAGACATGGTCCACCTCAACCGGGCCCCCAAGCAGCCAGCCCCCAAGCCCGAGCCATCCTACTCGGAGTATGCCAGCGTCCAGGTCCAGAGGAAGTGA
- the SIRPA gene encoding tyrosine-protein phosphatase non-receptor type substrate 1 isoform X2 — protein MEPAGPAPGRLGPLLCLLLAASCVWAGVAGETELQVIQPEKSVSVAAGQTATLHCTLTSLQPSGKVEWFRGTGPGRELIFSFRGDPHSPRVTNVSDATRRNNMDFSIRISNITPADTGTYYCVKFQKGNPDVEFKSGPGTQVTVSAKPSPPVVSGPTARATPEQTVSFTCESHGFSPRNVTLKWFKNGNELAASQTTVDPEGDSASYSISSTTTLPLAPGDVRSQVICEVAHVTLQGGPPLRGTANLSETLRVPPTLEVAQQPVTGDQVKVICQVKKFYPQHLQLTWLENGNVSRTETASTASTASNLIENKDGTFNWTSWLLVNLSAHREDVVFTCQVQHDGQPAVTKNHTLVVSAHQKDQETHTTQDKNESQTIFIVVGVVCALLVTLVIAALYLLRIRQKKAKGSTSSTRLHEPEKNTREITQIQDNNDITYADLNLPKGKKAAPRAAEPNNHTEYASIQTGPPPAPEDTLTYADLDMVHLNRAPKQPAPKPEPSYSEYASVQVQRK, from the exons GTGTGGCAGGTGAAACAGAACTGCAGGTGATCCAGCCCGAGAAGTCGGTGTCTGTGGCGGCCGGACAGACGGCCACTCTTCACTGCACCCTGACCTCCCTGCAGCCCTCTGGGAAGGTCGAGTGGTTCAGGGGCACAGGGCCAGGCCGGGAGTTAATCTTCAGTTTCAGAGGAGACCCTCACTCCCCTCGAGTAACAAATGTTTCAGACGCCACAAGGAGAAACAACATGGACTTTTCCATCCGCATCAGTAACATCACCCCAGCAGACACGGGAACCTACTACTGTGTGAAGTTCCAGAAAGGGAACCCCGATGTGGAGTTTAAGTCTGGACCAGGCACCCAGGTCACCGTGAGCG CCAAACCCTCTCCCCCCGTGGTGTCGGGTCCCACGGCCAGGGCCACACCTGAGCAGACTGTGAGCTTCACCTGCGAGTCCCACGGCTTCTCCCCCAGAAACGTCACCCTGAAATGGTTCAAAAACGGGAATGAGCTGGCAGCCTCCCAGACCACCGTGGACCCAGAGGGAGACAGCGCTTCCTACAGCATCTCCAGCACAACCACGCTGCCGCTGGCCCCGGGGGACGTTCGCTCCCAGGTCATCTGCGAGGTGGCCCACGTGACCCTGCAGGGGGGCCCTCCTCTTCGTGGGACTGCCAACTTGTCCGAGACCCTCCGAG TTCCACCCACCTTGGAGGTTGCCCAGCAACCCGTGACAGGGGACCAGGTGAAGGTCATTTGCCAAGTGAAGAAGTTCTACCCCCAGCACCTACAGTTGACCTGGTTGGAGAACGGAAACGTGTCCCGAACAGAGACGGCCTCGACGGCCTCGACGGCCTCGAACCTCATAGAGAACAAGGATGGGACCTTTAACTGGACGAGCTGGCTCCTGGTGAATTTATCCGCCCACAGGGAAGATGTGGTTTTCACCTGCCAGGTGCAGCATGACGGGCAGCCCGCGGTCACCAAAAACCATACCCTTGTGGTCTCTGCCCACCAGAAGGACCAGGAAACGCATACGACCCAGG ACAAAAATGAAAGCCAGACCATCTTCATTGTGGTGGGCGTGGTTTGTGCCCTGCTGGTGACTCTCGTGATCGCAGCCCTCTACCTCCTCCGAATCCGACAGAAGAAAG cCAAGGGCTCCACTTCTTCTACGAG gTTGCATGAGCCCGAGAAGAATACCAGAGAAATAACCCAG ATCCAGGACAACAATGACATCACATACGCAGACTTGAACCTGCCCAAGGGGAAGAAGGCCGCCCCGCGGGCCGCCGAGCCCAACAACCACACAGAGTATGCCAGCATTCAGACCggcccgccgcccgcgcccgaGGACACCCTCACCTACGCCGACCTAGACATGGTCCACCTCAACCGGGCCCCCAAGCAGCCAGCCCCCAAGCCCGAGCCATCCTACTCGGAGTATGCCAGCGTCCAGGTCCAGAGGAAGTGA
- the SIRPA gene encoding tyrosine-protein phosphatase non-receptor type substrate 1 isoform X3: MEPAGPAPGRLGPLLCLLLAASCVWAGVAGETELQVIQPEKSVSVAAGQTATLHCTLTSLQPSGKVEWFRGTGPGRELIFSFRGDPHSPRVTNVSDATRRNNMDFSIRISNITPADTGTYYCVKFQKGNPDVEFKSGPGTQVTVSAKPSPPVVSGPTARATPEQTVSFTCESHGFSPRNVTLKWFKNGNELAASQTTVDPEGDSASYSISSTTTLPLAPGDVRSQVICEVAHVTLQGGPPLRGTANLSETLRVPPTLEVAQQPVTGDQVKVICQVKKFYPQHLQLTWLENGNVSRTETASTASTASNLIENKDGTFNWTSWLLVNLSAHREDVVFTCQVQHDGQPAVTKNHTLVVSAHQKDQETHTTQDKNESQTIFIVVGVVCALLVTLVIAALYLLRIRQKKAKGSTSSTRLHEPEKNTREITQPGEGHHLLDPGHPTHNSRGHRSQFVHRSPHARACSLSGTFSAALPGRFHGQRGWPDSERPRPASHGLTLSDLGGRGFLCLL; the protein is encoded by the exons GTGTGGCAGGTGAAACAGAACTGCAGGTGATCCAGCCCGAGAAGTCGGTGTCTGTGGCGGCCGGACAGACGGCCACTCTTCACTGCACCCTGACCTCCCTGCAGCCCTCTGGGAAGGTCGAGTGGTTCAGGGGCACAGGGCCAGGCCGGGAGTTAATCTTCAGTTTCAGAGGAGACCCTCACTCCCCTCGAGTAACAAATGTTTCAGACGCCACAAGGAGAAACAACATGGACTTTTCCATCCGCATCAGTAACATCACCCCAGCAGACACGGGAACCTACTACTGTGTGAAGTTCCAGAAAGGGAACCCCGATGTGGAGTTTAAGTCTGGACCAGGCACCCAGGTCACCGTGAGCG CCAAACCCTCTCCCCCCGTGGTGTCGGGTCCCACGGCCAGGGCCACACCTGAGCAGACTGTGAGCTTCACCTGCGAGTCCCACGGCTTCTCCCCCAGAAACGTCACCCTGAAATGGTTCAAAAACGGGAATGAGCTGGCAGCCTCCCAGACCACCGTGGACCCAGAGGGAGACAGCGCTTCCTACAGCATCTCCAGCACAACCACGCTGCCGCTGGCCCCGGGGGACGTTCGCTCCCAGGTCATCTGCGAGGTGGCCCACGTGACCCTGCAGGGGGGCCCTCCTCTTCGTGGGACTGCCAACTTGTCCGAGACCCTCCGAG TTCCACCCACCTTGGAGGTTGCCCAGCAACCCGTGACAGGGGACCAGGTGAAGGTCATTTGCCAAGTGAAGAAGTTCTACCCCCAGCACCTACAGTTGACCTGGTTGGAGAACGGAAACGTGTCCCGAACAGAGACGGCCTCGACGGCCTCGACGGCCTCGAACCTCATAGAGAACAAGGATGGGACCTTTAACTGGACGAGCTGGCTCCTGGTGAATTTATCCGCCCACAGGGAAGATGTGGTTTTCACCTGCCAGGTGCAGCATGACGGGCAGCCCGCGGTCACCAAAAACCATACCCTTGTGGTCTCTGCCCACCAGAAGGACCAGGAAACGCATACGACCCAGG ACAAAAATGAAAGCCAGACCATCTTCATTGTGGTGGGCGTGGTTTGTGCCCTGCTGGTGACTCTCGTGATCGCAGCCCTCTACCTCCTCCGAATCCGACAGAAGAAAG cCAAGGGCTCCACTTCTTCTACGAG gTTGCATGAGCCCGAGAAGAATACCAGAGAAATAACCCAG ccagGAGAAGGTCACCACCTCCTTGACCCAGGGCACCCAACACACAACTCCAGGGGGCACCGCTCACAGTTTGTTCACCGATCGCCTCATGCAAGGGCATGCTCCCTTTCTGGCACTTTCTCCGCAGCACTGCCGGGGCGATTTCACGGGCAGCGTGGTTGGCCTGATTCCGAGAGACCTCGCCCTGCTTCTCACGGGCTGACGCTGTCAGACCTTGGAGGCCGAGGGTTCCTCTGCCTCTTGTGA
- the SIRPA gene encoding tyrosine-protein phosphatase non-receptor type substrate 1 isoform X4 translates to MDFSIRISNITPADTGTYYCVKFQKGNPDVEFKSGPGTQVTVSAKPSPPVVSGPTARATPEQTVSFTCESHGFSPRNVTLKWFKNGNELAASQTTVDPEGDSASYSISSTTTLPLAPGDVRSQVICEVAHVTLQGGPPLRGTANLSETLRVPPTLEVAQQPVTGDQVKVICQVKKFYPQHLQLTWLENGNVSRTETASTASTASNLIENKDGTFNWTSWLLVNLSAHREDVVFTCQVQHDGQPAVTKNHTLVVSAHQKDQETHTTQDKNESQTIFIVVGVVCALLVTLVIAALYLLRIRQKKAKGSTSSTRLHEPEKNTREITQVQSLIQDNNDITYADLNLPKGKKAAPRAAEPNNHTEYASIQTGPPPAPEDTLTYADLDMVHLNRAPKQPAPKPEPSYSEYASVQVQRK, encoded by the exons ATGGACTTTTCCATCCGCATCAGTAACATCACCCCAGCAGACACGGGAACCTACTACTGTGTGAAGTTCCAGAAAGGGAACCCCGATGTGGAGTTTAAGTCTGGACCAGGCACCCAGGTCACCGTGAGCG CCAAACCCTCTCCCCCCGTGGTGTCGGGTCCCACGGCCAGGGCCACACCTGAGCAGACTGTGAGCTTCACCTGCGAGTCCCACGGCTTCTCCCCCAGAAACGTCACCCTGAAATGGTTCAAAAACGGGAATGAGCTGGCAGCCTCCCAGACCACCGTGGACCCAGAGGGAGACAGCGCTTCCTACAGCATCTCCAGCACAACCACGCTGCCGCTGGCCCCGGGGGACGTTCGCTCCCAGGTCATCTGCGAGGTGGCCCACGTGACCCTGCAGGGGGGCCCTCCTCTTCGTGGGACTGCCAACTTGTCCGAGACCCTCCGAG TTCCACCCACCTTGGAGGTTGCCCAGCAACCCGTGACAGGGGACCAGGTGAAGGTCATTTGCCAAGTGAAGAAGTTCTACCCCCAGCACCTACAGTTGACCTGGTTGGAGAACGGAAACGTGTCCCGAACAGAGACGGCCTCGACGGCCTCGACGGCCTCGAACCTCATAGAGAACAAGGATGGGACCTTTAACTGGACGAGCTGGCTCCTGGTGAATTTATCCGCCCACAGGGAAGATGTGGTTTTCACCTGCCAGGTGCAGCATGACGGGCAGCCCGCGGTCACCAAAAACCATACCCTTGTGGTCTCTGCCCACCAGAAGGACCAGGAAACGCATACGACCCAGG ACAAAAATGAAAGCCAGACCATCTTCATTGTGGTGGGCGTGGTTTGTGCCCTGCTGGTGACTCTCGTGATCGCAGCCCTCTACCTCCTCCGAATCCGACAGAAGAAAG cCAAGGGCTCCACTTCTTCTACGAG gTTGCATGAGCCCGAGAAGAATACCAGAGAAATAACCCAGGTACAGTCCTTG ATCCAGGACAACAATGACATCACATACGCAGACTTGAACCTGCCCAAGGGGAAGAAGGCCGCCCCGCGGGCCGCCGAGCCCAACAACCACACAGAGTATGCCAGCATTCAGACCggcccgccgcccgcgcccgaGGACACCCTCACCTACGCCGACCTAGACATGGTCCACCTCAACCGGGCCCCCAAGCAGCCAGCCCCCAAGCCCGAGCCATCCTACTCGGAGTATGCCAGCGTCCAGGTCCAGAGGAAGTGA